A single genomic interval of Odontesthes bonariensis isolate fOdoBon6 chromosome 3, fOdoBon6.hap1, whole genome shotgun sequence harbors:
- the ubap2a gene encoding ubiquitin-associated protein 2a isoform X3, whose product MMSSLGSDKARGPREKVLPAATHTSQPQKQIQATAEQIRLAQVIYDKNDADFEDKVNQLMEVTGKNQDECMVALHDCNEDVSRAINFLLESTSDMTSWETVGKKKPLVKEGPSESKENKENREKKGEREASKGRTTASRKSKGATRSRQARPEENGIEVSLVEKGSDRGRRVKGSGVRGRGKAPTGSRFSAQGMGTFNPADYTSEAGTRTTQTEVWDTTTNNPTDGTVAWRSTLEDWAAEDWNEDVSLSETKVFTPSCAPAAENHITPGQSLDLASLLQKPAVGGREPPSSSSTQSLVFTNSHHHQQPPPSRNTTSSTSYAHAALSSVLGAGFGDLGQAKRTQPSAGAQILEQLKGPGLGQLPSSQTAPPVSTQGSNPSIGRLPGLGGSVPPPSSSSWDMKVSESNTTSLSSQFSREFGLQPEPSLVLSQLVQRHPGPSLPLARQPSPPSQQQAPPASASPASQHTSTSAQAGPVMAAGGVKLPVPSAGLDPLGSSTPQQQRAQLKGPKRRIPPTSKIPSTAVEMPGSADVPGLNLQFGALDFGSESALPEFGVVDNCVSAASRESTPAPAPAPPASGPGTKSQTSLYSKPLSEPLGSPLSVALPSPLSSSEPVYHTSSVALSSLTPSLGTASSTNPASSSATSTTSSPFSSVGPSYDGTMPSHTRLAFSQSKEATGTVMNGLNGVRSSAALDTSSASSTPKPESSSLNINANGPSAPSCHLPSTLSAHNSTTLSNLTQDHPSASQLNSLNSHVSSHSSVSALGSNSLTHTSVDSSNVSSLAPSSGSYTSSQPAVSSLHSVHNSSNSSSSICHLANMPGMGSNMSSTVGGITGTSGLHSGVAIATSTMLGLGSNGATATSNLSAPRNTALLSSTGKAPPNLSQGVPPLLPNQYIMGPGGLLPAYPVSQQIYGYEDLHMLQSRLPMPSLQDYYGITFPGPAATLSGRDGSLANNPYSGEVTKFGRNDSTSPAPPTSLAAQQPPQAQSQGQTQTQPQPPQAQPQPQGQPQHHSSQQAFLPPGYSYTGLPYYPGVPGAVPSAAAFQYGPTMFVPPGGPGPASAKQHSMGLGLGNPSAGPFQQQAQQQPSGYGQHTFGSGYEELTAGPAGVEYSKGYNSSSQAQAKSAAAGPGKGVSVTSSNSGVPDISGSVYNKTQSFDKQGFHTGTPPPFSLPSALGGPGPLNPGAAPGGYAPAPFLHILPHQQPHSQLLHHHLAQDGQVGPSQRGQASSLQQKSQVNKSSYGNSPYWAN is encoded by the exons ACCTCATGGGAAACGGTGGGGAAAAAGAAGCCCCTGGTGAAGGAGGGTCCATCAGAAAGCAAGGAGAATAAGGAGAACAGGGAGAAGAAAGGTGAGAGGGAGGCTAGCAAAGGTCGCACCACTGCCAGCCGCAAAAGCAAGGGGGCCACTCGAAGCCGACAGG CCCGCCCTGAGGAGAACGGCATAGAGGTGTCACTGGTGGAAAAAGGTTCGGATAGAGGTCGCAGGGTCAAAG GATCTGGAGTTCGAGGTCGGGGTAAAGCTCCAACAGGGAGCAGGTTCTCAGCCCAGGGCATGGG GACTTTCAACCCTGCGGACTACACCTCAGAGGCTGGAACTAGGACCACACAAACAGAGGTTTGGGACACAACGACCAACAACCCCACAGATGGGACAG TTGCTTGGAGGAGTACTTTAGAGGACTGGGCAGCTGAGGACTGGAATGAGGATGTCAGT CTTTCAGAGACCAAAGTGTTCACCCCCTCTTGTGCACCTGCTGCTGAGAACCATATCACACCTGGGCAAAG TCTGGACCTCGCTTCTCTGCTGCAGAAACCTGCGGTTGGCGGAAGAGAGccaccttcctcttcctccactCAGAGTCTGGTCTTCACCAACTCCCATCATCACCAGCAGCCGCCTCCCAGCCGCAACACCACCAGCAGCACAAGCTACGCACATGCTGCTCTG TCATCAGTTCTGGGAGCTGGTTTTGGGGACTTGGGACAGGCCAAGAGGACTCAGCCCAGTGCTGGAGCTCAGATACTGGAACAGCTGAAGGGTCCAGGCTTGGGTCAACTGCCTTCATCCCAGACGGCCCCTCCTGTCAGCACCCAAGGAAGCAACCCCTCTATTGGTCGACTGCCAGGTCTGGGAGGATCTGTACCTCCGCCTTCCTCTTCTAGTTGGGACATGAAAGTTTCAGAATCCAACACTACTTCGCTGTCTTCACAATTCAGCC GTGAGTTTGGCCTGCAACCGGAGCCTTCTCTTGTGTTGAGCCAGCTGGTTCAGCGACACCCAGGACCTTCCTTGCCCCTGGCTCGTCAACCCAGTCCTCCATCGCAACAACAAGCACCCCCTGCATCAGCCTCGCCTGCTTCCCAACACACCAGCACGTCAGCACAGGCTGGCccggtgatggctgctggtggtGTTAAACTTCCTGTCCCTAGTGCTGGGCTGGACCCTCTGGGAAGCAGTACGCCACAGCAACAACGGGCGCAGCTCAAAGGTCCAAAACGAAGGATACCTCCCACATCAAAG ATCCCCTCCACGGCAGTGGAAATGCCAGGCTCAGCTGATGTCCCTGGCCTAAACCTCCAGTTTGGAGCTCTAGACTTTGGCTCGGAGTCAGCATTGCCAGAGTTTGGAGTTGTGGACAATTGTGTGAGTGCAGCGTCCAGGGAGTCCACACCGGCACCTGCCCCAGCGCCACCGGCATCAGGGCCAGGGACAAAGAGCCAAACAAGCCTGTACTCAAAACCGCTCAG TGAGCCACTGGGCAGCCCTCTGTCGGTTGCCCTGCCTTCGCCCCTCTCCTCATCAGAGCCAGTATATCACACCTCCTCAGTGGCGCTGTCTAGTCTCACTCCATCATTAGGGACAGCCAGCTCCACCAATCCTGCATCCTCTTCGGCGACCTCAACCACCTCCTCTCCCTTCTCTTCAGTGGGTCCAAGTTACGATGGGACGATGCCCTCTCACACACGACTGGCCTTTTCCCAGAGCAAAGAGGCCACTGGGACAGTGATG AATGGTCTGAATGGTGTACGGAGTTCTGCTGCTCTAGACA CTTCGTCTGCTTCCTCCACACCGAAGCCAGAGTCATCATCTCTAAATATCAATGCCAATGGACCATCAGCACCTTCTTGTCACTTACCCTCCACCCTCAGTGCACACAACTCGACCACGCTCTCCAACCTGACACAGGACCATCCCTCAGCAAGTCAACTCAACTCTCTCAACAG CCATGTCAGCAGTCATTCCTCAGTTTCAGCTCTGGGATCCAACTCTCTCACT CACACCAGTGTTGACAGCAGCAATGTGAGCTCCCTGGCTCCTTCGTCTGGCTCTTACACCTCATCGCAGCCCGCAGTGTCATCACTCCATTCAGTccacaacagcagcaacagtaGCAGCAGCATCTGCCACCTGGCCAACATGCCTGGCATGGGCAGCAACATGAGCAGCACAGTAGGTGGCATCACTGGCACAAGTGGACTTCACTCTGGTGTCGCCATCGCCACCAGCACAATGCTGGGACTTGGCTCCAATGGAGCTACTGCCACGTCCAACCTCTCTGCACCAAGGAACACGGCCCTGCTCTCCTCCACTG GTAAAGCTCCTCCAAACCTGTCCCAGGGAGTGCCTCCTCTACTGCCCAACCAGTATATCATGGGCCCTGGGGGGCTGTTGCCTGCTTACCCA GTCTCACAGCAGATCTACGGCTATGAGGACCTCCATATGCTCCAGTCCAGACTGCCAATG CCCTCTTTGCAGGATTACTATGGAATCACATTCCCTGGCCCCGCAGCAACTCTTTCTGGCAGAGACGGGAGCCTTGCCAATAACCCCTACTCAG GTGAAGTCACAAAGTTTGGTAGGAATGACTCCACCTCCCCGGCGCCCCCCACTAGCCTGGCTGCCCAGCAGCCTCCCCAGGCCCAAAGCCAAGGACAGACCCAGACGCAGCCTCAGCCTCCGCAGGCCCAGCCTCAGCCCCAGGGCCAGCCGCAGCATCACAGCAGTCAGCAGGCCTTTCTGCCACCAGGCTACAGTTACACAGGCCTGCCTTACTACCCCGGAGTGCCCGGCGCAGTACCCAGTGCTGCTGCCTTCCAGTATGGCCCCACTATGTTTGTTCCGCCTGGAGGCCCCGGACCAGCTTCAGCCAAGCAACACAGTATGGGCCTCGGCCTGGGAAACCCCTCAGCTGGCCCTTTCCAGCAGCAGGCACAGCAGCAGCCCAGCGGTTATGGCCAGCACACCTTCGGCTCAG GGTATGAGGAGCTGACAGCAGGGCCAGCAGGGGTAGAATATAGTAAAGGGTACAACTCCTCATCACAGGCACAAGCCAAATCTGCTGCTGCCGGGCCTGGGAAAg GTGTCTCAGTGACATCCAGTAACTCCGGTGTGCCAGACATCAGTGGAAGTGTTTACAATAAGACCCAG TCTTTTGATAAGCAGGGTTTCCATACAGGGACCCCCCCTCCCTTCAGCCTGCCATCAGCACTGGGGGGTCCAGGGCCCCTGAACCCTGGAGCAGCTCCTGGAGGCTATGCACCTGCCCCATTCCTCCACATCCTGCCTCACCAGCAACCACACTCGCAGCTGCTGCATCACCATCTAGCTCAGGATGGACAG GTTGGTCCCAGCCAGCGGGGCCAGGCCAGCAGCCTGCAGCAGAAGAGCCAAGTTAACAAGTCGAGCTATGGCAACTCCCCCTACTGGGCCAACTGA
- the ubap2a gene encoding ubiquitin-associated protein 2a isoform X1 — MMSSLGSDKARGPREKVLPAATHTSQPQKQIQATAEQIRLAQVIYDKNDADFEDKVNQLMEVTGKNQDECMVALHDCNEDVSRAINFLLESTSDMTSWETVGKKKPLVKEGPSESKENKENREKKGEREASKGRTTASRKSKGATRSRQARPEENGIEVSLVEKGSDRGRRVKGSRGSGVRGRGKAPTGSRFSAQGMGTFNPADYTSEAGTRTTQTEVWDTTTNNPTDGTVAWRSTLEDWAAEDWNEDVSLSETKVFTPSCAPAAENHITPGQSLDLASLLQKPAVGGREPPSSSSTQSLVFTNSHHHQQPPPSRNTTSSTSYAHAALSSVLGAGFGDLGQAKRTQPSAGAQILEQLKGPGLGQLPSSQTAPPVSTQGSNPSIGRLPGLGGSVPPPSSSSWDMKVSESNTTSLSSQFSREFGLQPEPSLVLSQLVQRHPGPSLPLARQPSPPSQQQAPPASASPASQHTSTSAQAGPVMAAGGVKLPVPSAGLDPLGSSTPQQQRAQLKGPKRRIPPTSKIPSTAVEMPGSADVPGLNLQFGALDFGSESALPEFGVVDNCVSAASRESTPAPAPAPPASGPGTKSQTSLYSKPLSEPLGSPLSVALPSPLSSSEPVYHTSSVALSSLTPSLGTASSTNPASSSATSTTSSPFSSVGPSYDGTMPSHTRLAFSQSKEATGTVMNGLNGVRSSAALDTSSASSTPKPESSSLNINANGPSAPSCHLPSTLSAHNSTTLSNLTQDHPSASQLNSLNSHVSSHSSVSALGSNSLTHTSVDSSNVSSLAPSSGSYTSSQPAVSSLHSVHNSSNSSSSICHLANMPGMGSNMSSTVGGITGTSGLHSGVAIATSTMLGLGSNGATATSNLSAPRNTALLSSTGKAPPNLSQGVPPLLPNQYIMGPGGLLPAYPVSQQIYGYEDLHMLQSRLPMPSLQDYYGITFPGPAATLSGRDGSLANNPYSGEVTKFGRNDSTSPAPPTSLAAQQPPQAQSQGQTQTQPQPPQAQPQPQGQPQHHSSQQAFLPPGYSYTGLPYYPGVPGAVPSAAAFQYGPTMFVPPGGPGPASAKQHSMGLGLGNPSAGPFQQQAQQQPSGYGQHTFGSGYEELTAGPAGVEYSKGYNSSSQAQAKSAAAGPGKGVSVTSSNSGVPDISGSVYNKTQSFDKQGFHTGTPPPFSLPSALGGPGPLNPGAAPGGYAPAPFLHILPHQQPHSQLLHHHLAQDGQVGPSQRGQASSLQQKSQVNKSSYGNSPYWAN, encoded by the exons ACCTCATGGGAAACGGTGGGGAAAAAGAAGCCCCTGGTGAAGGAGGGTCCATCAGAAAGCAAGGAGAATAAGGAGAACAGGGAGAAGAAAGGTGAGAGGGAGGCTAGCAAAGGTCGCACCACTGCCAGCCGCAAAAGCAAGGGGGCCACTCGAAGCCGACAGG CCCGCCCTGAGGAGAACGGCATAGAGGTGTCACTGGTGGAAAAAGGTTCGGATAGAGGTCGCAGGGTCAAAGGTAGCAGAG GATCTGGAGTTCGAGGTCGGGGTAAAGCTCCAACAGGGAGCAGGTTCTCAGCCCAGGGCATGGG GACTTTCAACCCTGCGGACTACACCTCAGAGGCTGGAACTAGGACCACACAAACAGAGGTTTGGGACACAACGACCAACAACCCCACAGATGGGACAG TTGCTTGGAGGAGTACTTTAGAGGACTGGGCAGCTGAGGACTGGAATGAGGATGTCAGT CTTTCAGAGACCAAAGTGTTCACCCCCTCTTGTGCACCTGCTGCTGAGAACCATATCACACCTGGGCAAAG TCTGGACCTCGCTTCTCTGCTGCAGAAACCTGCGGTTGGCGGAAGAGAGccaccttcctcttcctccactCAGAGTCTGGTCTTCACCAACTCCCATCATCACCAGCAGCCGCCTCCCAGCCGCAACACCACCAGCAGCACAAGCTACGCACATGCTGCTCTG TCATCAGTTCTGGGAGCTGGTTTTGGGGACTTGGGACAGGCCAAGAGGACTCAGCCCAGTGCTGGAGCTCAGATACTGGAACAGCTGAAGGGTCCAGGCTTGGGTCAACTGCCTTCATCCCAGACGGCCCCTCCTGTCAGCACCCAAGGAAGCAACCCCTCTATTGGTCGACTGCCAGGTCTGGGAGGATCTGTACCTCCGCCTTCCTCTTCTAGTTGGGACATGAAAGTTTCAGAATCCAACACTACTTCGCTGTCTTCACAATTCAGCC GTGAGTTTGGCCTGCAACCGGAGCCTTCTCTTGTGTTGAGCCAGCTGGTTCAGCGACACCCAGGACCTTCCTTGCCCCTGGCTCGTCAACCCAGTCCTCCATCGCAACAACAAGCACCCCCTGCATCAGCCTCGCCTGCTTCCCAACACACCAGCACGTCAGCACAGGCTGGCccggtgatggctgctggtggtGTTAAACTTCCTGTCCCTAGTGCTGGGCTGGACCCTCTGGGAAGCAGTACGCCACAGCAACAACGGGCGCAGCTCAAAGGTCCAAAACGAAGGATACCTCCCACATCAAAG ATCCCCTCCACGGCAGTGGAAATGCCAGGCTCAGCTGATGTCCCTGGCCTAAACCTCCAGTTTGGAGCTCTAGACTTTGGCTCGGAGTCAGCATTGCCAGAGTTTGGAGTTGTGGACAATTGTGTGAGTGCAGCGTCCAGGGAGTCCACACCGGCACCTGCCCCAGCGCCACCGGCATCAGGGCCAGGGACAAAGAGCCAAACAAGCCTGTACTCAAAACCGCTCAG TGAGCCACTGGGCAGCCCTCTGTCGGTTGCCCTGCCTTCGCCCCTCTCCTCATCAGAGCCAGTATATCACACCTCCTCAGTGGCGCTGTCTAGTCTCACTCCATCATTAGGGACAGCCAGCTCCACCAATCCTGCATCCTCTTCGGCGACCTCAACCACCTCCTCTCCCTTCTCTTCAGTGGGTCCAAGTTACGATGGGACGATGCCCTCTCACACACGACTGGCCTTTTCCCAGAGCAAAGAGGCCACTGGGACAGTGATG AATGGTCTGAATGGTGTACGGAGTTCTGCTGCTCTAGACA CTTCGTCTGCTTCCTCCACACCGAAGCCAGAGTCATCATCTCTAAATATCAATGCCAATGGACCATCAGCACCTTCTTGTCACTTACCCTCCACCCTCAGTGCACACAACTCGACCACGCTCTCCAACCTGACACAGGACCATCCCTCAGCAAGTCAACTCAACTCTCTCAACAG CCATGTCAGCAGTCATTCCTCAGTTTCAGCTCTGGGATCCAACTCTCTCACT CACACCAGTGTTGACAGCAGCAATGTGAGCTCCCTGGCTCCTTCGTCTGGCTCTTACACCTCATCGCAGCCCGCAGTGTCATCACTCCATTCAGTccacaacagcagcaacagtaGCAGCAGCATCTGCCACCTGGCCAACATGCCTGGCATGGGCAGCAACATGAGCAGCACAGTAGGTGGCATCACTGGCACAAGTGGACTTCACTCTGGTGTCGCCATCGCCACCAGCACAATGCTGGGACTTGGCTCCAATGGAGCTACTGCCACGTCCAACCTCTCTGCACCAAGGAACACGGCCCTGCTCTCCTCCACTG GTAAAGCTCCTCCAAACCTGTCCCAGGGAGTGCCTCCTCTACTGCCCAACCAGTATATCATGGGCCCTGGGGGGCTGTTGCCTGCTTACCCA GTCTCACAGCAGATCTACGGCTATGAGGACCTCCATATGCTCCAGTCCAGACTGCCAATG CCCTCTTTGCAGGATTACTATGGAATCACATTCCCTGGCCCCGCAGCAACTCTTTCTGGCAGAGACGGGAGCCTTGCCAATAACCCCTACTCAG GTGAAGTCACAAAGTTTGGTAGGAATGACTCCACCTCCCCGGCGCCCCCCACTAGCCTGGCTGCCCAGCAGCCTCCCCAGGCCCAAAGCCAAGGACAGACCCAGACGCAGCCTCAGCCTCCGCAGGCCCAGCCTCAGCCCCAGGGCCAGCCGCAGCATCACAGCAGTCAGCAGGCCTTTCTGCCACCAGGCTACAGTTACACAGGCCTGCCTTACTACCCCGGAGTGCCCGGCGCAGTACCCAGTGCTGCTGCCTTCCAGTATGGCCCCACTATGTTTGTTCCGCCTGGAGGCCCCGGACCAGCTTCAGCCAAGCAACACAGTATGGGCCTCGGCCTGGGAAACCCCTCAGCTGGCCCTTTCCAGCAGCAGGCACAGCAGCAGCCCAGCGGTTATGGCCAGCACACCTTCGGCTCAG GGTATGAGGAGCTGACAGCAGGGCCAGCAGGGGTAGAATATAGTAAAGGGTACAACTCCTCATCACAGGCACAAGCCAAATCTGCTGCTGCCGGGCCTGGGAAAg GTGTCTCAGTGACATCCAGTAACTCCGGTGTGCCAGACATCAGTGGAAGTGTTTACAATAAGACCCAG TCTTTTGATAAGCAGGGTTTCCATACAGGGACCCCCCCTCCCTTCAGCCTGCCATCAGCACTGGGGGGTCCAGGGCCCCTGAACCCTGGAGCAGCTCCTGGAGGCTATGCACCTGCCCCATTCCTCCACATCCTGCCTCACCAGCAACCACACTCGCAGCTGCTGCATCACCATCTAGCTCAGGATGGACAG GTTGGTCCCAGCCAGCGGGGCCAGGCCAGCAGCCTGCAGCAGAAGAGCCAAGTTAACAAGTCGAGCTATGGCAACTCCCCCTACTGGGCCAACTGA
- the ubap2a gene encoding ubiquitin-associated protein 2a isoform X2, producing MMSSLGSDKARGPREKVLPAATHTSQPQKQIQATAEQIRLAQVIYDKNDADFEDKVNQLMEVTGKNQDECMVALHDCNEDVSRAINFLLESTSDMTSWETVGKKKPLVKEGPSESKENKENREKKGEREASKGRTTASRKSKGATRSRQARPEENGIEVSLVEKGSDRGRRVKGSRGSGVRGRGKAPTGSRFSAQGMGTFNPADYTSEAGTRTTQTEVWDTTTNNPTDGTVAWRSTLEDWAAEDWNEDVSLSETKVFTPSCAPAAENHITPGQSLDLASLLQKPAVGGREPPSSSSTQSLVFTNSHHHQQPPPSRNTTSSTSYAHAALSSVLGAGFGDLGQAKRTQPSAGAQILEQLKGPGLGQLPSSQTAPPVSTQGSNPSIGRLPGLGGSVPPPSSSSWDMKVSESNTTSLSSQFSREFGLQPEPSLVLSQLVQRHPGPSLPLARQPSPPSQQQAPPASASPASQHTSTSAQAGPVMAAGGVKLPVPSAGLDPLGSSTPQQQRAQLKGPKRRIPPTSKIPSTAVEMPGSADVPGLNLQFGALDFGSESALPEFGVVDNCVSAASRESTPAPAPAPPASGPGTKSQTSLYSKPLSEPLGSPLSVALPSPLSSSEPVYHTSSVALSSLTPSLGTASSTNPASSSATSTTSSPFSSVGPSYDGTMPSHTRLAFSQSKEATGTVMNGLNGVRSSAALDTSSASSTPKPESSSLNINANGPSAPSCHLPSTLSAHNSTTLSNLTQDHPSASQLNSLNSHVSSHSSVSALGSNSLTHTSVDSSNVSSLAPSSGSYTSSQPAVSSLHSVHNSSNSSSSICHLANMPGMGSNMSSTVGGITGTSGLHSGVAIATSTMLGLGSNGATATSNLSAPRNTALLSSTGKAPPNLSQGVPPLLPNQYIMGPGGLLPAYPQIYGYEDLHMLQSRLPMPSLQDYYGITFPGPAATLSGRDGSLANNPYSGEVTKFGRNDSTSPAPPTSLAAQQPPQAQSQGQTQTQPQPPQAQPQPQGQPQHHSSQQAFLPPGYSYTGLPYYPGVPGAVPSAAAFQYGPTMFVPPGGPGPASAKQHSMGLGLGNPSAGPFQQQAQQQPSGYGQHTFGSGYEELTAGPAGVEYSKGYNSSSQAQAKSAAAGPGKGVSVTSSNSGVPDISGSVYNKTQSFDKQGFHTGTPPPFSLPSALGGPGPLNPGAAPGGYAPAPFLHILPHQQPHSQLLHHHLAQDGQVGPSQRGQASSLQQKSQVNKSSYGNSPYWAN from the exons ACCTCATGGGAAACGGTGGGGAAAAAGAAGCCCCTGGTGAAGGAGGGTCCATCAGAAAGCAAGGAGAATAAGGAGAACAGGGAGAAGAAAGGTGAGAGGGAGGCTAGCAAAGGTCGCACCACTGCCAGCCGCAAAAGCAAGGGGGCCACTCGAAGCCGACAGG CCCGCCCTGAGGAGAACGGCATAGAGGTGTCACTGGTGGAAAAAGGTTCGGATAGAGGTCGCAGGGTCAAAGGTAGCAGAG GATCTGGAGTTCGAGGTCGGGGTAAAGCTCCAACAGGGAGCAGGTTCTCAGCCCAGGGCATGGG GACTTTCAACCCTGCGGACTACACCTCAGAGGCTGGAACTAGGACCACACAAACAGAGGTTTGGGACACAACGACCAACAACCCCACAGATGGGACAG TTGCTTGGAGGAGTACTTTAGAGGACTGGGCAGCTGAGGACTGGAATGAGGATGTCAGT CTTTCAGAGACCAAAGTGTTCACCCCCTCTTGTGCACCTGCTGCTGAGAACCATATCACACCTGGGCAAAG TCTGGACCTCGCTTCTCTGCTGCAGAAACCTGCGGTTGGCGGAAGAGAGccaccttcctcttcctccactCAGAGTCTGGTCTTCACCAACTCCCATCATCACCAGCAGCCGCCTCCCAGCCGCAACACCACCAGCAGCACAAGCTACGCACATGCTGCTCTG TCATCAGTTCTGGGAGCTGGTTTTGGGGACTTGGGACAGGCCAAGAGGACTCAGCCCAGTGCTGGAGCTCAGATACTGGAACAGCTGAAGGGTCCAGGCTTGGGTCAACTGCCTTCATCCCAGACGGCCCCTCCTGTCAGCACCCAAGGAAGCAACCCCTCTATTGGTCGACTGCCAGGTCTGGGAGGATCTGTACCTCCGCCTTCCTCTTCTAGTTGGGACATGAAAGTTTCAGAATCCAACACTACTTCGCTGTCTTCACAATTCAGCC GTGAGTTTGGCCTGCAACCGGAGCCTTCTCTTGTGTTGAGCCAGCTGGTTCAGCGACACCCAGGACCTTCCTTGCCCCTGGCTCGTCAACCCAGTCCTCCATCGCAACAACAAGCACCCCCTGCATCAGCCTCGCCTGCTTCCCAACACACCAGCACGTCAGCACAGGCTGGCccggtgatggctgctggtggtGTTAAACTTCCTGTCCCTAGTGCTGGGCTGGACCCTCTGGGAAGCAGTACGCCACAGCAACAACGGGCGCAGCTCAAAGGTCCAAAACGAAGGATACCTCCCACATCAAAG ATCCCCTCCACGGCAGTGGAAATGCCAGGCTCAGCTGATGTCCCTGGCCTAAACCTCCAGTTTGGAGCTCTAGACTTTGGCTCGGAGTCAGCATTGCCAGAGTTTGGAGTTGTGGACAATTGTGTGAGTGCAGCGTCCAGGGAGTCCACACCGGCACCTGCCCCAGCGCCACCGGCATCAGGGCCAGGGACAAAGAGCCAAACAAGCCTGTACTCAAAACCGCTCAG TGAGCCACTGGGCAGCCCTCTGTCGGTTGCCCTGCCTTCGCCCCTCTCCTCATCAGAGCCAGTATATCACACCTCCTCAGTGGCGCTGTCTAGTCTCACTCCATCATTAGGGACAGCCAGCTCCACCAATCCTGCATCCTCTTCGGCGACCTCAACCACCTCCTCTCCCTTCTCTTCAGTGGGTCCAAGTTACGATGGGACGATGCCCTCTCACACACGACTGGCCTTTTCCCAGAGCAAAGAGGCCACTGGGACAGTGATG AATGGTCTGAATGGTGTACGGAGTTCTGCTGCTCTAGACA CTTCGTCTGCTTCCTCCACACCGAAGCCAGAGTCATCATCTCTAAATATCAATGCCAATGGACCATCAGCACCTTCTTGTCACTTACCCTCCACCCTCAGTGCACACAACTCGACCACGCTCTCCAACCTGACACAGGACCATCCCTCAGCAAGTCAACTCAACTCTCTCAACAG CCATGTCAGCAGTCATTCCTCAGTTTCAGCTCTGGGATCCAACTCTCTCACT CACACCAGTGTTGACAGCAGCAATGTGAGCTCCCTGGCTCCTTCGTCTGGCTCTTACACCTCATCGCAGCCCGCAGTGTCATCACTCCATTCAGTccacaacagcagcaacagtaGCAGCAGCATCTGCCACCTGGCCAACATGCCTGGCATGGGCAGCAACATGAGCAGCACAGTAGGTGGCATCACTGGCACAAGTGGACTTCACTCTGGTGTCGCCATCGCCACCAGCACAATGCTGGGACTTGGCTCCAATGGAGCTACTGCCACGTCCAACCTCTCTGCACCAAGGAACACGGCCCTGCTCTCCTCCACTG GTAAAGCTCCTCCAAACCTGTCCCAGGGAGTGCCTCCTCTACTGCCCAACCAGTATATCATGGGCCCTGGGGGGCTGTTGCCTGCTTACCCA CAGATCTACGGCTATGAGGACCTCCATATGCTCCAGTCCAGACTGCCAATG CCCTCTTTGCAGGATTACTATGGAATCACATTCCCTGGCCCCGCAGCAACTCTTTCTGGCAGAGACGGGAGCCTTGCCAATAACCCCTACTCAG GTGAAGTCACAAAGTTTGGTAGGAATGACTCCACCTCCCCGGCGCCCCCCACTAGCCTGGCTGCCCAGCAGCCTCCCCAGGCCCAAAGCCAAGGACAGACCCAGACGCAGCCTCAGCCTCCGCAGGCCCAGCCTCAGCCCCAGGGCCAGCCGCAGCATCACAGCAGTCAGCAGGCCTTTCTGCCACCAGGCTACAGTTACACAGGCCTGCCTTACTACCCCGGAGTGCCCGGCGCAGTACCCAGTGCTGCTGCCTTCCAGTATGGCCCCACTATGTTTGTTCCGCCTGGAGGCCCCGGACCAGCTTCAGCCAAGCAACACAGTATGGGCCTCGGCCTGGGAAACCCCTCAGCTGGCCCTTTCCAGCAGCAGGCACAGCAGCAGCCCAGCGGTTATGGCCAGCACACCTTCGGCTCAG GGTATGAGGAGCTGACAGCAGGGCCAGCAGGGGTAGAATATAGTAAAGGGTACAACTCCTCATCACAGGCACAAGCCAAATCTGCTGCTGCCGGGCCTGGGAAAg GTGTCTCAGTGACATCCAGTAACTCCGGTGTGCCAGACATCAGTGGAAGTGTTTACAATAAGACCCAG TCTTTTGATAAGCAGGGTTTCCATACAGGGACCCCCCCTCCCTTCAGCCTGCCATCAGCACTGGGGGGTCCAGGGCCCCTGAACCCTGGAGCAGCTCCTGGAGGCTATGCACCTGCCCCATTCCTCCACATCCTGCCTCACCAGCAACCACACTCGCAGCTGCTGCATCACCATCTAGCTCAGGATGGACAG GTTGGTCCCAGCCAGCGGGGCCAGGCCAGCAGCCTGCAGCAGAAGAGCCAAGTTAACAAGTCGAGCTATGGCAACTCCCCCTACTGGGCCAACTGA